One stretch of Chryseobacterium fluminis DNA includes these proteins:
- a CDS encoding murein L,D-transpeptidase catalytic domain-containing protein: protein MNTLIKTEEKQEIDPDKTRSKAQEALLFCQSRDLNTDFCILIDMSIHSGIKRLVIWDFKTSSVSKKYLVGHGCGNYPWSQDGSKENPSFSNEDGSHLSSLGKYKLQGRGHSDWGIHIKYLMHGLEETNNNALKRFIVFHSWNKMSDEEVFPEGSPEGWGCPTVSDNAMKEIDPRIQNSQKAVLMWIYN from the coding sequence GTGAACACACTCATAAAAACAGAAGAAAAACAGGAAATAGATCCTGATAAAACAAGATCCAAAGCACAGGAAGCATTGCTGTTCTGCCAGTCACGGGACCTGAACACCGACTTCTGCATTTTAATAGATATGAGCATTCATTCAGGTATCAAAAGATTGGTAATCTGGGATTTTAAGACATCTTCAGTTTCAAAAAAATACCTTGTGGGACATGGTTGCGGAAACTATCCATGGAGCCAGGACGGTTCGAAAGAAAATCCTTCGTTCAGTAATGAAGACGGAAGCCATCTTTCGTCTTTGGGAAAATATAAACTGCAGGGAAGAGGCCACAGCGACTGGGGAATTCATATCAAATACCTGATGCACGGCCTTGAGGAAACCAATAATAATGCTTTAAAAAGATTTATTGTTTTTCATTCCTGGAACAAAATGAGCGATGAGGAGGTTTTCCCGGAAGGTTCTCCCGAAGGGTGGGGCTGTCCTACCGTTTCAGACAATGCCATGAAAGAAATAGATCCCCGTATTCAGAATTCGCAGAAAGCGGTTTTAATGTGGATTTATAACTGA
- a CDS encoding outer membrane beta-barrel protein, with product MKKLTLLTGLISAALFNAQIKFEKGYLIHNSGERTEVFIKNLDWKNNPTEFEYKTDESGAIQKENIKNVQEFGMDHGDKYIRKTVMIDKSSDELRQMSETRDPEFVEETLFLKYLVEGKADLLYYENSNIRKFFFSKDDSDVKQLLYKPYYINESQISYNEEYKNQLTALTCGIEKKELQRVRYQQNDLSKLFMNYNNCSGGQSTDHTQSAEKKDLFNLTIRPGISSSSLKTVYSSYSASDETKFGNKTTFRAGVELEFVLPFNKNKWSLFVEPTYNYYQSEIETTMYPGTYFEQKSKRSVDYKSIEVPFGIRHYFFLNDQSKIFVNAAYLVDFGFKSNLKYDYLDLEVNSGNNLILGAGYKYNDRFGVEFRIGTPRTLLRNYMVWDSDYTTMSLIFGYTLF from the coding sequence ATGAAAAAACTCACACTGCTTACAGGACTTATTTCTGCCGCCCTGTTTAACGCACAGATAAAATTCGAAAAAGGCTACCTCATCCATAATTCAGGGGAAAGGACTGAAGTTTTCATTAAAAACCTCGACTGGAAAAATAATCCTACGGAATTTGAATATAAAACGGATGAATCGGGCGCTATCCAAAAGGAAAATATAAAAAACGTGCAGGAATTCGGTATGGATCATGGTGATAAATACATCAGAAAAACAGTGATGATCGACAAGTCGTCTGATGAACTGCGCCAGATGTCTGAAACACGGGATCCCGAATTTGTAGAGGAAACTTTATTTTTAAAATATCTTGTTGAAGGAAAGGCAGATCTGCTGTACTATGAAAACTCCAATATAAGAAAATTTTTCTTCAGCAAAGACGATTCTGACGTAAAACAGCTCCTTTATAAACCTTATTATATTAACGAATCGCAGATCAGTTACAACGAGGAATATAAAAACCAGCTGACTGCTTTAACGTGCGGTATTGAAAAAAAGGAACTGCAGCGTGTACGATATCAGCAAAATGATCTTTCAAAGTTATTTATGAACTATAATAACTGTTCAGGCGGTCAGTCTACCGATCATACACAGAGCGCGGAGAAAAAAGACCTTTTTAATCTTACGATAAGACCCGGAATCAGCTCTTCTTCCCTGAAAACAGTATACAGTTCCTATTCTGCATCAGACGAAACGAAGTTTGGTAATAAAACGACTTTCAGAGCCGGTGTTGAACTTGAATTTGTTTTGCCTTTTAATAAAAACAAATGGTCTCTTTTTGTGGAACCTACTTATAACTATTACCAATCGGAGATAGAGACTACCATGTATCCGGGCACTTATTTTGAGCAAAAATCTAAAAGGAGCGTTGATTACAAATCTATTGAAGTTCCTTTCGGAATAAGACACTATTTCTTCCTTAACGATCAATCAAAGATCTTCGTTAATGCTGCTTATCTGGTTGATTTCGGATTTAAATCCAATCTAAAATATGATTATCTTGACCTGGAAGTCAATTCCGGAAATAATCTTATCCTGGGAGCCGGGTATAAATATAATGACCGGTTTGGAGTCGAATTCCGGATCGGAACGCCCAGAACTTTACTGAGAAATTATATGGTATGGGATTCAGATTATACTACTATGTCCCTGATCTTCGGATATACTTTATTTTAA
- a CDS encoding TIGR02117 family protein, giving the protein MKKMIVLVLKILGIVLGIVVLYIALAFALPFIKVSAKDDGQKKEIPVYIYTNGVHTDMVMPVRNELQDWSTKIPFANTKSKRTDYQYVGIGWGDKGFYLDTPTWADLKFSTAFKAAFWLSKSAMHCTYYKTMTEGSDCKKIMISKNQYRKLVEFVEGKFDRDASGNFILVPTDAVYGDNDAFYDAKGKYSFLYTCNTWTNDALKAAGQKAAFWTPSDYGIFLHYK; this is encoded by the coding sequence GTGAAAAAGATGATTGTACTCGTACTGAAAATTTTGGGAATTGTTTTGGGAATTGTTGTCCTGTATATAGCATTAGCTTTTGCATTACCATTCATAAAGGTTTCCGCAAAAGATGACGGACAGAAAAAAGAAATTCCCGTTTATATTTATACGAACGGTGTTCATACCGATATGGTCATGCCCGTCAGAAATGAGTTGCAGGACTGGAGTACTAAAATTCCTTTTGCCAACACGAAATCGAAAAGGACAGATTATCAGTATGTGGGAATCGGATGGGGCGACAAAGGTTTTTATCTGGATACACCTACATGGGCAGATCTGAAGTTTTCCACTGCTTTTAAAGCGGCCTTCTGGCTGAGTAAATCTGCCATGCACTGCACCTATTATAAAACCATGACAGAAGGCAGCGACTGTAAGAAAATAATGATCAGTAAAAACCAGTACAGGAAACTGGTGGAGTTTGTAGAAGGTAAATTCGACAGAGATGCCAGCGGTAACTTCATACTTGTTCCTACCGACGCCGTTTACGGTGACAATGATGCGTTCTACGACGCCAAAGGAAAATACAGTTTTTTATATACCTGTAATACGTGGACGAATGACGCACTGAAAGCCGCCGGGCAGAAGGCCGCTTTCTGGACTCCTTCTGATTATGGCATATTTTTACATTATAAATAA
- the queG gene encoding tRNA epoxyqueuosine(34) reductase QueG, which yields MGPNAGKYSQLVKTKARSFGFQNCGISKADFLEEEAHHLEKWLKNNFHGEMKYMENHFDKRLDPRLLVEGSKSVISLSYNYFPEDRISTLENFKISKYAYAEDYHEVVKEILRDMVAELQDEIGEFGFRVFVDSAPVLERSWAKKSGIGWVGKNANLITKQNGSFYFLAEIICDLELVPDHETTDHCGTCRKCIDACPTNAIVSEKIVDGSKCISYATIELKNEIPDYFQDKMDDWMFGCDVCQDVCPWNRFSAPHQQARFKPNDSLKNFKKGEWKELTQELFSEIFRKSPVKRTKFAGLKRNIEFLEKDSDKK from the coding sequence ATGGGTCCAAATGCCGGGAAATATTCACAACTAGTTAAAACCAAAGCCAGAAGTTTTGGGTTTCAGAACTGTGGAATCTCAAAAGCTGATTTTCTGGAAGAAGAGGCACACCATCTTGAAAAATGGCTGAAGAATAATTTTCATGGAGAAATGAAGTATATGGAAAACCATTTTGATAAAAGGCTCGACCCCAGGTTGTTGGTAGAAGGCTCAAAATCCGTGATTTCACTGTCCTATAATTATTTTCCTGAAGACAGAATATCCACCCTGGAGAATTTTAAGATTTCGAAATATGCCTATGCTGAAGATTACCATGAAGTGGTGAAAGAGATTCTCCGCGATATGGTGGCCGAACTGCAGGATGAAATCGGGGAGTTCGGATTCCGGGTCTTTGTAGATTCGGCTCCGGTTTTAGAAAGAAGCTGGGCCAAAAAATCAGGGATCGGCTGGGTAGGTAAGAACGCCAATTTAATTACCAAACAGAATGGTTCTTTCTATTTTTTAGCCGAAATTATCTGTGACCTGGAGCTTGTTCCTGACCATGAGACCACCGATCACTGCGGAACATGCAGAAAATGTATCGATGCCTGTCCTACCAATGCTATTGTGTCGGAAAAAATCGTAGATGGCAGCAAATGCATTTCCTATGCAACCATTGAGTTGAAAAATGAAATTCCGGATTATTTTCAGGATAAAATGGACGACTGGATGTTTGGGTGCGACGTCTGTCAGGATGTCTGCCCATGGAACCGCTTTTCAGCACCTCATCAGCAGGCCAGGTTTAAACCCAACGATTCTCTTAAAAACTTTAAAAAAGGAGAATGGAAAGAACTTACCCAGGAGCTGTTCTCGGAAATTTTCAGAAAGTCGCCTGTGAAAAGGACTAAGTTTGCAGGACTCAAGCGTAATATCGAGTTCCTGGAGAAGGATTCAGATAAAAAATAG
- a CDS encoding HD domain-containing protein — translation MTLKERFRQNCLLFTRETDTIEKLWSEIEKRYTEKSRHYHNFAHLESMFAELDSVTARVEDMNSLSFSVFYHDVIYDASSKNNEEKSATFAVSQLAKINISSGAADKITRQIMATKSHQQSDDPDTNYLLDADLSILGKDPETYFEYTRKIRKEYSVYPDLLYKPGRKRVLKHFLDLEYIFKTEYFREKYELQARENIEVEIKS, via the coding sequence ATGACTCTAAAAGAAAGATTCCGGCAAAACTGTCTTTTGTTTACCCGGGAAACCGATACTATTGAAAAATTGTGGTCTGAGATTGAGAAAAGGTATACAGAAAAAAGCAGGCATTACCACAACTTTGCCCATCTTGAAAGTATGTTTGCAGAGCTCGACTCTGTAACTGCCAGGGTTGAAGACATGAACAGTCTTTCTTTTTCTGTTTTCTATCATGATGTTATTTATGATGCCTCATCAAAAAATAATGAAGAAAAAAGCGCGACGTTTGCAGTAAGCCAACTTGCAAAAATAAATATCAGCTCCGGTGCGGCCGATAAAATCACCCGACAGATTATGGCGACAAAATCTCATCAGCAGTCCGATGATCCTGATACCAATTATCTTCTGGATGCCGATCTTTCTATTCTCGGAAAAGATCCGGAAACCTATTTTGAGTATACCAGGAAAATCCGGAAAGAATATTCTGTTTACCCGGATCTACTGTATAAACCCGGAAGAAAAAGAGTCCTGAAGCACTTTTTGGATCTTGAGTATATTTTTAAAACTGAATATTTCAGAGAAAAGTATGAACTCCAGGCTAGAGAGAATATAGAAGTGGAAATAAAAAGTTAG
- a CDS encoding rhodanese-like domain-containing protein: MSLTEVIKSGNYELIDVREPMELEMDGNIEGAKNIPLGEVEARKDEILSIEKPVILFCRSGNRSGKALDYLNAQGLREGYNGGGWTELKANLEANQGTF; the protein is encoded by the coding sequence ATGTCTTTAACAGAAGTAATAAAATCAGGAAATTATGAATTAATTGATGTTCGTGAACCTATGGAATTGGAAATGGACGGAAATATTGAAGGGGCTAAAAACATTCCATTGGGAGAGGTAGAAGCCAGAAAAGATGAAATTTTATCGATCGAGAAGCCGGTAATTCTGTTCTGCAGAAGTGGCAACAGAAGCGGTAAAGCACTGGATTATCTTAACGCTCAGGGATTGAGAGAAGGATATAACGGCGGTGGCTGGACGGAACTGAAAGCTAATCTGGAAGCAAATCAAGGAACTTTTTAA
- a CDS encoding peptidase domain-containing ABC transporter gives MKKNTLIKQHDIKDCGAACLASVAIHYGLKMPIAKIRQICHTDTRGTNVLGLIQGLEQMGFNAKGVKGGTDALPELPLPAIAHIIVNGQMHHYVVIYKVAKHKITVMDPARGKLEDYKIGDFSKIWTGVLILLEPNEYFKQRNEKTSLYKRFWNLVQPHKSILIQALLGALVYTVLGLSTSIYIEKITDYVLIDGNKRLLNLLSVGMIIILLFQIFIGAMKSVLVLQTGQKMDKHLILGYYKHLLTLPQRFFDTMKVGEIISRVNDAVKIRTFINDVSIQIFVNLFIIIFSFALMFTYYWKLALITALVIPFYFLVYWITNTLNKKAERRLMEESAELESHLVESITSVKTIKQFGVEIFANNKTDNAFSKLLKTIYVSVMNALFSGNSSEFLSRIFTIVLLWVGSGYVIDRVITPGELLSFYALIGYFTNPVSQLIGMNKTIQNALIAADRLFEIMDLEREENTGKLELTKENIGDIEFKGVSFSYGSRTEVFTDFNCLIKKGETTAIVGESGSGKTTLASLVQNLYSLKAGKIIIGDYDINYISNYSLRNLVSVVPQKIDLFSGNVIENIALGEDFPDIQRILNITKNLGILSFVEKLPNGFQTYLGENGALLSGGQKQRIAIARALYKNPEILILDEATSSLDTESELVIQNTLQDFRNQGKTMIVIAHRLSTIANADTILVIKDGQIIEKGNHNELLNKDSVYQSMWEKQTLTL, from the coding sequence GTGAAAAAAAATACACTAATAAAACAGCATGACATCAAAGACTGTGGTGCTGCATGTCTTGCATCGGTAGCCATCCATTACGGATTAAAAATGCCTATTGCTAAAATCCGTCAGATCTGCCATACCGATACAAGAGGAACGAATGTTTTAGGGTTAATACAGGGGTTGGAGCAGATGGGCTTTAATGCCAAAGGCGTAAAAGGAGGTACTGACGCTTTACCGGAGCTTCCGTTACCTGCAATTGCCCATATTATAGTTAACGGTCAGATGCATCATTATGTGGTCATTTACAAAGTTGCGAAACATAAAATTACCGTAATGGATCCGGCAAGAGGAAAACTGGAGGATTACAAAATAGGAGATTTTTCAAAAATATGGACAGGTGTTCTTATTCTATTGGAACCTAATGAGTATTTTAAACAGAGAAATGAAAAAACAAGTCTCTACAAAAGATTCTGGAACTTGGTTCAGCCACACAAAAGTATTTTGATCCAGGCTTTATTGGGAGCCTTGGTATATACTGTTTTAGGATTATCAACCTCTATTTATATTGAAAAAATAACAGATTATGTTCTGATAGATGGTAACAAACGGCTTTTAAACCTGCTTTCTGTAGGAATGATTATAATACTGCTATTTCAAATATTTATTGGAGCCATGAAAAGTGTACTGGTTTTACAGACCGGGCAGAAAATGGATAAGCACCTTATTCTCGGGTATTACAAACATCTGCTAACACTTCCGCAGCGCTTTTTCGATACCATGAAAGTAGGAGAGATCATTTCAAGGGTGAATGATGCCGTCAAAATCAGAACGTTCATCAATGATGTTTCCATACAGATTTTTGTAAACTTGTTTATCATTATTTTTTCATTTGCATTAATGTTCACCTATTACTGGAAGCTGGCTTTGATTACAGCATTGGTGATTCCATTTTATTTTTTGGTGTATTGGATCACCAATACATTAAATAAAAAAGCAGAAAGGCGATTAATGGAAGAAAGTGCCGAATTGGAATCTCATTTGGTTGAATCAATAACATCTGTAAAAACCATTAAGCAATTCGGAGTAGAAATTTTTGCCAATAATAAAACGGATAATGCTTTTTCAAAACTGTTAAAAACAATTTATGTTTCGGTAATGAATGCTTTATTTTCAGGAAACTCCTCTGAATTCTTATCCAGGATTTTCACCATTGTATTGCTTTGGGTGGGTTCAGGTTATGTGATTGACAGAGTGATCACTCCCGGAGAATTGCTGTCGTTTTATGCTTTAATCGGATATTTTACCAATCCTGTATCACAATTAATCGGGATGAATAAAACGATTCAGAATGCTTTAATCGCAGCCGACCGTCTTTTTGAAATCATGGATCTGGAACGTGAGGAAAATACCGGTAAATTAGAATTAACAAAGGAAAATATTGGAGACATTGAGTTTAAGGGGGTAAGTTTTAGCTATGGAAGCAGAACCGAAGTTTTTACAGACTTCAATTGCCTTATAAAAAAAGGAGAAACAACTGCTATTGTTGGGGAAAGCGGCAGTGGTAAGACCACCTTAGCTTCTTTGGTTCAAAATTTATATTCACTCAAAGCAGGAAAAATTATAATTGGAGACTATGACATCAATTATATTTCCAACTACTCTTTACGGAATCTAGTATCCGTAGTTCCGCAAAAAATCGATTTGTTCTCCGGAAATGTGATTGAAAATATCGCTCTTGGAGAGGATTTTCCGGATATACAGAGGATTTTAAACATCACAAAAAACTTGGGGATATTAAGTTTCGTTGAAAAATTACCCAACGGTTTTCAAACATACTTGGGGGAAAATGGAGCTTTGTTATCCGGCGGACAGAAACAAAGGATTGCCATTGCAAGGGCTTTATACAAAAACCCTGAAATTCTGATATTGGACGAAGCCACTTCTTCATTAGATACAGAATCGGAATTGGTAATTCAAAATACTTTACAGGATTTCAGAAATCAGGGAAAAACCATGATTGTTATTGCCCATCGACTGAGTACTATCGCGAATGCAGATACTATTTTGGTGATAAAGGACGGACAGATTATTGAAAAAGGAAACCACAATGAACTTCTAAATAAAGATTCTGTTTATCAATCTATGTGGGAAAAACAGACCTTAACTTTATAG